The sequence below is a genomic window from Trichosurus vulpecula isolate mTriVul1 chromosome 5, mTriVul1.pri, whole genome shotgun sequence.
AGGTTTGGGTTCAATGTAAGGGAAATAACTTTAATAAGTGGAGCGGTCCTGGCATAGAGTGGTTGACCTCAGGGGGCAGTGAGTGCCTCCTTGCTGGAGGTCTTCTGCTAGAGGCTGGACGACTACTTGTTAGGAtgctgtggggggtggggggttctTGGTCAGGTGTGAGTTGTCCCAGGTAACTTGAGAGAGCAGTGCAGCTCTAGTATCCCATGATTCTGACTTCAGGGCTCCATGGGAAAGGGAAGCCCACATACCTGTATTCTGTGGCCCTCATGAGAGGGGGGTTGCAGGTACCCTTGAAGTTGGGGTCCAGTAAGCAGTAGGGATCATCTCCAACCCTGACCAGGTAAGCAGTCAGGATCGCAGCAGCTTTGCTCACGTCCCCCACTTCGTCCAGGCTGGGCAGGTCACTGCACCGGGGCAGGATGAAGGAGGTGGCCTTGTATGGTGCTCTCTGGCCCCCCGCCGTCTCCTGGAATGTGCTGTTGATTGGGAAGCTGCGGTTGTCCTGAATGGCCACATGGCGAATGCTCCCTGAAAGGCAGGCCCCAGTGGGAGGTCCATTATTAGTGTGGTGATCAGCACCTTCCATGTGGACAGCAGCCACCTCTGGGAGCATCACCTTGGTCTTCCCTCAGTGCCAGAGCTCAGAGAGCAAAGCAGGCTGAGGTTAATCACAGCACCAGGAGGCTGCAaacagcattttataaatgtactGTGTCTTCTACGTTCTTCACGAAGCAGTGAAGGGCAGGACCCCTGCCCCTGTAGCTCTCCCCCCAACCTCCCACacccccagcaaaaaaaaaaaaacaaaccagcacagtggaaagaaagctggctGCCTCCAGCCTCTGGCACTTACTGggcatgaccctgggccagtcaccaAATagttctgggcttcagtttcttccactgtaaatgatggggttggacttgaAGGCCTCAAAATCTAAGCCTGtgacctatgattctatgaaatggaTGCAGGCAGAGATTATGGGGGTGctgtggagagagccctgggcctgggaagggaagaaatacttAAATAGCACCCACTGTGCACCCTGAGAAGTAGGGGGCTGGCATTATCGTtgctttacagttgaggaaactgaggcagacagattggGGAAGCAGCAGATAGAGCCTTGGCCTGGGAAGACAGGGAAGGGAAGATTTGTagagcacctactaagtgccaagtgctgtgctctatgctTTCTACAAATGTGTTCTTGGTCTTTAAAGCCACCCTGAGAAACAGGGGCTAtctttactctcattttacagttaaggaaacggAGGTGAATAGAAGTTGAGTGACTCGTCccgggacacacagctagtaagtgtctggggcaagatgcaaactcaggtcttcctaactctaagccccCAGCTGCCTGGGACCAGTGAGACTCAATATCAGATCTTGCCTCAAACCcctcttagctatgtgacccaagtCACTAACTCTCTgagctatttcttcatctgtcaaatggggttGGATatgaaggcctctgaggtccctctcagctctaaatctgtgacacTCTGGTCctcagtgacctgcccagggtcacacagctagtgagtgtcagaagtAAGATCTGGACCCTGGTCTGTGCTTGAATACTTCTAGGGAtgaagaactcactacctcctgaagcCACCCAAGCCATATTCACACAGCCCTGATGGTTAGGAAGTATTCTTTCTCCCCAGATCTTCCCCTGCTGCTGCCAGTTCTGCCAAATGGGATTATGCTGAACAAGACATTCTTCTTGACCATGACAACCCCTAAAACACTTGAAGGTACCTAGCCTAACCCCAGTTCCACACTGGATAGAAGTTGCACCAAGACTAATTTTTTAAGTAAGGAATTCATAACAATAGGATCTGGGCAAAGATGGCATGGagtgccttgggaggtagtgatcTCCCCATCCCTGGACTGCTTTTAGAGGAGGCTGAATGATGCTTGTTGGTAATAATGTAGCCAGGTTTGGATGCTGTCCCAGGAAGAGGCTAAGGGCCAGCCCCTGAGAGATGCCTTGACCTCCTGAATGCCTGTCTATACCTCCTGAGACCAATTTCCTGGGGCCTTGGAGGTCCTGAACTTGGGTTATCCCATGCTTCCCTTTCTCCTGGGAGAAGTCTGGGCTATTCCATCCTCCTTCGCTTTCTCTTGAGCAAACACTAGACCAAGCTGGAGGTGAGTAAGCAGAAAAAGCTAGACCTTGACTCGGGAGACTCAGATTCCAGGCATGACTCAGCCATCACCTCTCTCTGTGAACTCGTGGCCTGCTCTTCTGGTCAATGAAGAGCAGGTAGCCTGGGTGATCTCCAAGGGCCCTGCCAGCCCTGGCCTCCTAGGAGCTGAACACCAGGAACTGAACTCACCTGAGTTCACCATCACGTACAGGTTGACCTCATAGGAGATGTTCTGCGGGATGGAGGCATTGAACATACAGAAAGGCTTCTCCAAGgtgatggtggtcaaggtggggTTGTTTGTGGCAAACGTGATGCTGGCCAGCTGAGGCTCCAGGTCCACTGCTGGGGAGGCAAATAGGGCAGGGAGAGGATCAGGGGCACTGAGAGGTACCCTGGAGGCCAGGgagcccagccccctcattttacacctaGAGACACTGGGGCTCAGAGTGTATAAAGCACTTGTGCAGAATCACAGTCAGTAAATATCAGAGGAATATCGGGAGATAAATATCGGGAATCTTCCCTGACCCCGAGTTCGGTGCTCTCTGATTGTAGGGGACACATTCTCAATTCAAGGTCCACATTCCGTGTTCTCTCTTCTAAGcaccccttcccactccccaacCCTCATATTGTATAGGATAATGGGAAGGAGAGGTAGGTTAGGAATCAGAGTACTGGGCTGTCACGGCGAGACCTTGGACAGCTCACTTGCGCTCAGTGACTCCGAGTCTTCTGCTCTTGGCTGCACTGGGTGTTCGTCCCCCAGTGACTCAGGGCCCTTGCCCGCTCTAAGGCTTCCAGCCTGGCATTCCGGctttgaggtggggagggggcgcTCACTTACCCAGGCTCAGGAATAGCCAACCCAAAGCCAAAGCAGCCCCTAGGGGACACATGGCCGGGTGCCTGGGGAAGTCTGGGCGGAGTGCGGATGGAGTCGGATGGAGTAACCGGGGCTGCTGTTCCTTCTCCCTGGAGGCTCTAGGGATCTAGAGGTCGCCCcgctccctccccgcccccgtGCCAATCGGCGGCCTCATCCCCGAGCCGTTTTGCATGCCGTCCCACCCCTTCTGCTCACCCAGTGACTGGGGAGAGAAGGGACGAGGGGAAAGGTGACCTGATATTTCGTGTCTCCTTCCCCCCGCCCTGCCCATGTTTGTCTGCCTCTACTTATCAGGGCAACGTCGATGGTGATCGCGGAGGGTCAGTGCTCAGGCATTTCTGGGGGTGGAGGCCAGAGCCAAGCCCTTCTCTTAGATCCTGGATTTCTGGGTGGGATCAGTTCCCCTAtctccattctgcctctcctcccactcacacacacagaccAGACCCACATCAATTCTCACCTGGACTGTGGCAACAGCCTCATCActggcctccctgactccaagtgccTCCCCTCCCTGATCCATgcctcacacagctgccaaagggatgtGGACATCTCCGACCaagtgagctccctgaaggcaaagaCCATGTCATGTTTTGCTTGGCACCACCCCCAGacccagaacagtgcctggaacaaagtaggcACACTTGATTGATATCCCTGTCCTGCTCAAGGACCTGCAAAAGCTCCCTAGTGCCCctgggataaaataaaaactcctgagcgtggcattcaaggccttcacAAGCTGGCCTCCACCTACCATTCTAGGGTTATTGCACCGATCCCAACCATGCACTTTGCATCCAGTCAGTAGCTTTCTCCTTCTGCCTCCATGCACTGGCACTTGCCTGGAATGCCCATCCTCCTAGAGGAAACTTCCCCCTGCTCCCCCAGTTAGGTGTCCAGGCTCCTTCTTTCCTCAAATGACCATGTCGAGGCTTCTCTGCCTCTGATAGCTGGTCAGCttctgagggcaggggttgttgtTTGATTTTGTTCTATTCTGTTTTGGTACCCCTAGTTATCACTGGGCAGGCTGGGGACTTCATGCTTATTGGATGAGATcgcatgttctaaggcccctccccactctggcattccctattctaaggtccctcccagctccggCATCccctattctaaggtccctcccagttccgGCATCCCctattctaagatccctccctGCTCCAGCATCCCTtattctaaggctcctcccagccctgtcatcccctgttctaaggctcctcccagctctggcatcccctattctaaggtccctcccagctctggcatcccctattctaagatccctccccACTCTGGCATCCcttattctaaggcccctccctgctCCAGCATCCCTtattctaaggctcctcccagccctgtcattccctgttctaaggctcctcccagctctggcatcccctattctaaggtccctcccagctctggcatcccctattctaagggtcctcccaactctgaacttccctgttctaaggtccctgtGTTCTGGACAggaggctctggggatacaaaggcagctttctctttctccttttcctcagcAGTCTTGGGCATTCCTGGTACATTCAGGGCTTCCTGGGAATTTCAGCTCATTGAAACCAGCCAGGAGCCCCTAGGGACTTCTTTTGGTCCAAAGAGATCTTTGTACCCCTGAAAAACGTTGTCTTGTTGGAAGCTGGGGGAGACCAGAAACCCAGGCCCCTCCTGGGTGAGGTTCCTGGTTCTTTTCCTTGGGAGTCAGTGGAGTTCCTGGAGACCTTCCCGAGCAAAGCAGGCTGTCCCTTCCCTACCTTGACCGGGGACCTACCTGGACTctgctcctcttccttttctcctttctaggCTGTGCTCCAGACCCAGATCTCACCAGGACTGTCCAGGCCCTAGAAGCCCCCGGAGGGCTTCTCACACTGGAAGTGCCATCCCAGCCTTTCCGTGGGCTGGGCGGCTCCTCTTCAGACCACCACTTCAGGGACAACAGACACCCAGGCCAAGCACCCCCTGCCTGGATCTTTCagtcccctcccttctgactcaGCCTCCTtttatgtgtcaagtgtcagcccctcaagggcagggactctctgtCTGTCTGGTGCCCAGTACATGTTTActaaaggcttgttgacttgacttgtggAAAGCTCACCTGGCCTTAGTGGCCCTTCCGCCAGTCTCATCCTCCTATGTGCTGAAAGGGGTTTAAGTCCTCTGGTTACTGCCTGGGGAAGCCAAGTCAGCCAATTAACATTCCTTAAGCacttacaatatgccaggcactgtgccaaatgcttggcatacaaagaaagtcaaaaactctgtcctgccctcagggatcttGCCATCTAGTGAGGGAAAGAGCAGGTAAGCATCTGGGCATGTACAAAGAAAACAGTGTAAATGGCAGATAATGGGTAGGGGGGAAGTTGATTAGTaagttgtggggggaggggaggggagaggagaggacaccTTCGGACCCCCATGGGAGTACCGGGTCCAGGCACCCACGCACAAATCTAAAAGCAAAGACTCTTGATCCATCTTCAAAAATGTGCTCTGGTATTTcaggctgcctgcctcagttgtGCCCCCTGCAGGCGGTGATGGGAGCAGGGGATGGACCACCATCCCTCCTGTGATGCTCTCCCACAACAGAGCTGGCTAACATTCTACAGCAGGACCCAGACTGTTGGGCCTAgcagagaccttagaacagagaatgtcagagcttgaagggaccttggacATCAGCCCCCTCATTTCAGAGGAGGATGCTGAGGCTTGGCACTTGCCTGAGTGAGACCTGCCCTGGGGAGGAGCCACTCAGCTCTGCTCTgccatcctctcccctctttgggGCAGCTTTTGCCGAATGTAGGTACATTTACAGGCTCGGGCTGTTGGGCAACACCAGACCTGTCTGACTGTCTCTGGAATGAGGACCCAAGTTATTAGAAATGAATTCCTCCTTATCAACTGGGTCTGTTGGCTCAGATGACCCAAGCCACAGAGCCCCAAACCACAGCAGCCGTAGACCTCCTAGCTTGTGGGGTCTATATGAAGTCCTATGCATGAGGTCAAAAAATCAGTCATGTGGACAAGATGGGGGAGATGAAGCTGAAGAACCAGTCTtgtgaaaaagacctggggtCATAATGGACCAAAAGCTCAATGAGAGTCAGAAGTGTGCCATGGCAGTCCCCACCCACCCCATATGATTTTATATAGAAGGTCCTGGTATAATATGAATAGGTCACCCCCCCAATGTGATTTTAGATGGGAGGTCCTGGTCCTGGtatcccccacccctcccccaggcctGTGCTTATGGCTAGGGTCCCAGGTTCAGAATGACAAACCAGAGTGTTTCCAGAGGATGGTGATCAGGATAACTGCAGGTAAGGGGCCATGAACTGGAAACACTgagtctggaaaagagaaggctcagggaGAAGCGTGCAAGTTCATTCAGGgctctgaagggctgtcatgggaAGTAGTGAGGATCcatgttctgcttggcctcagagggaagATCAAGAGAAGTACCtggtggaagggagagacagatgcAGAGTTAGGGTTGAGAGAAGCAAAAACTTCCCCAAGTGGAACATGGGCCTCGGGAGACAATGAGCTCCCCATCTCCAAGACTGAAGGACCACTTGGCACATGTCTGACACAAATGTGGTGAAGTgccctctaaggcccctcccaactctgaggtTGTGGGGGTGGgagtatttcctttttttaaaccacaggcatttcttccttccttctttccttccttccttcctccttccttccttccttcttccttctttccttccttctttccttccttccttcctcactctgtcAAGTGAGAGGTTTGGTCCCTCTGCCTCCCACCAATGGTCCTGAAGGTCTGATTGGGCCCCCCTTGAAATAACAGTTCAAAGGTTTGTTTCTAGACACCTTCATTTTTGAGCCAATGTACTATCCATCGAAGCAAAGTGCTGGATCATCAGGAAGGGGGAAATCAAAACTCATGCCCCACCAGCAGGCCCAGATCCACTCCCATTAGGCCAAATGTCTCAGGAACCAACCAACTGACCAAAAGGTTCTACCTGCTG
It includes:
- the UPK3A gene encoding uroplakin-3a isoform X2 encodes the protein MCPLGAALALGWLFLSLAVDLEPQLASITFATNNPTLTTITLEKPFCMFNASIPQNISYEVNLYVMVNSGSIRHVAIQDNRSFPINSTFQETAGGQRAPYKATSFILPRCSDLPSLDEVGDVSKAAAILTAYLVRVGDDPYCLLDPNFKGTCNPPLMRATEYRFKYVLVNTLSGFVEDQTLWSQPIRTNQISPYSEIDMWPGRRSGAMIVITSILSTLMFFLLLGFAVAVILSFVSMGSSDLETQHESQISQEVVPKAQGTLEPSYSSANRRQSLDQAEVYTSKLQD
- the UPK3A gene encoding uroplakin-3a isoform X1 encodes the protein MRGLGSLASRVPLSAPDPLPALFASPAVDLEPQLASITFATNNPTLTTITLEKPFCMFNASIPQNISYEVNLYVMVNSGSIRHVAIQDNRSFPINSTFQETAGGQRAPYKATSFILPRCSDLPSLDEVGDVSKAAAILTAYLVRVGDDPYCLLDPNFKGTCNPPLMRATEYRFKYVLVNTLSGFVEDQTLWSQPIRTNQISPYSEIDMWPGRRSGAMIVITSILSTLMFFLLLGFAVAVILSFVSMGSSDLETQHESQISQEVVPKAQGTLEPSYSSANRRQSLDQAEVYTSKLQD